One window of Mangrovibacterium diazotrophicum genomic DNA carries:
- the tpx gene encoding thiol peroxidase: MKETTGKITFKGGPLTLLGEEVKVGQKAPDFTVIGAGLNPIKLSDYDGKVRVLAIYPSIDTGVCQLQNKRFNAEAANLGDAVILSISCDLPFAQSRFCAAEGLDKVITASDHKDVEFGTKYGFLIKELRLLSRGTVIVDKEGTVQYVEFCPEVTNEPDYEAALAVVKKLL; this comes from the coding sequence ATGAAAGAAACAACCGGAAAAATTACGTTTAAAGGCGGACCTTTAACACTTTTGGGTGAGGAAGTTAAAGTAGGACAAAAAGCTCCAGATTTTACAGTGATTGGTGCTGGTCTGAACCCAATTAAATTGAGCGATTACGACGGGAAAGTTCGTGTTTTAGCGATTTATCCATCTATCGATACAGGTGTTTGTCAATTACAAAACAAGCGTTTCAATGCTGAAGCTGCGAATTTAGGTGACGCAGTTATCCTGTCGATTTCTTGCGATTTGCCTTTCGCGCAAAGCCGTTTTTGTGCAGCAGAGGGTTTGGATAAAGTGATTACTGCTTCAGACCACAAAGATGTTGAATTCGGTACAAAATATGGTTTCCTGATCAAGGAACTTCGTTTGCTGTCTCGCGGAACTGTTATTGTTGACAAAGAAGGTACTGTGCAGTATGTTGAGTTCTGTCCGGAAGTGACGAACGAACCAGATTACGAAGCTGCTTTGGCAGTGGTGAAAAAATTACTGTAG
- a CDS encoding peptidylprolyl isomerase, translated as MKYIAVVLLFFALAACGKKDLPKVEVESSMGNLVLEIDTVHAPLTAGNFLKLVDQGLYLNASFYRVVRMDNQPQSPVKIEVIQGGLMDDNLIDKYPGIEHETTEKTGLKHLDGTLSMARNQPGTASTEFFICVGDQPELDFGGKRNPDGQGFAAFGKVVEGMDVVLQIQQLNDDKQYLREPVLIYNIKRLK; from the coding sequence ATGAAGTACATTGCTGTTGTTTTGTTGTTTTTTGCGCTCGCAGCCTGCGGGAAAAAGGATTTACCAAAGGTTGAGGTGGAAAGTTCGATGGGGAATCTGGTGTTGGAGATAGATACTGTGCATGCTCCGCTGACGGCAGGCAATTTTTTAAAACTTGTAGATCAGGGACTTTACCTAAATGCATCGTTTTACCGGGTTGTGCGCATGGATAATCAACCGCAAAGCCCTGTGAAGATTGAAGTGATACAAGGAGGTCTGATGGACGACAACTTAATTGATAAATATCCGGGTATTGAGCACGAGACGACCGAAAAGACCGGTTTGAAACATTTGGACGGTACGCTCTCGATGGCGCGTAACCAACCGGGAACGGCAAGTACCGAATTCTTTATTTGTGTTGGAGATCAGCCGGAGCTCGATTTTGGAGGCAAGCGCAATCCGGACGGACAGGGATTTGCTGCTTTTGGAAAGGTTGTTGAAGGAATGGATGTCGTGCTGCAGATTCAGCAGCTAAATGATGATAAGCAATATTTGCGGGAGCCTGTTTTGATTTACAATATCAAGCGTCTGAAATAG
- a CDS encoding glycosyltransferase family protein, whose product MKKTNLKILYAIQGTGNGHLARATEIVPMLNKLGDTDVLVSGIQGDIQLPFPVKYHFYGLSFIFGKKGGVSLWQTVRRSRPFRLLRDILKLPVNDYDLVICDFEPVTAWACKIRGKKCVGLSHQNAVLHPQAPKPAHHDLMGHFILKYYSPASVKYGFHFKALDEKNFTPVIRPDIRKKNPTNKGHYTVYLPAYSNEEIELILSQFPQYNWEVFSKHSKESYREGSIWFRPVSLNDFSESFVSCAGILCTAGFETPAEAIHMGKKLCVIPMKKQYEQACNAAFVGNMGVRVLTNWHESHKQLADWLQYDEPLKINYPDETFRILERLVEDCEAELCKKMAASID is encoded by the coding sequence ATGAAGAAAACAAACTTGAAGATTCTATACGCCATACAAGGTACAGGAAACGGGCACCTGGCCCGAGCAACCGAAATTGTTCCAATGTTGAACAAACTGGGCGATACCGACGTGCTTGTCAGTGGCATACAAGGCGACATTCAGTTGCCATTCCCCGTCAAATATCATTTTTACGGTCTTAGTTTCATTTTTGGCAAAAAAGGAGGCGTCAGCTTGTGGCAGACGGTTCGCCGCTCGCGGCCATTCCGACTTTTACGCGACATCCTGAAACTACCCGTGAACGACTATGATTTGGTGATCTGCGACTTTGAACCGGTAACCGCCTGGGCTTGTAAAATACGCGGAAAAAAATGCGTTGGGCTGAGCCACCAGAATGCGGTTCTACATCCCCAAGCGCCAAAACCAGCACACCACGACCTCATGGGTCACTTTATCCTGAAGTACTATTCGCCAGCCTCCGTGAAATACGGGTTCCATTTTAAAGCACTGGACGAAAAAAACTTTACGCCTGTGATTCGCCCGGACATCCGAAAAAAGAATCCGACCAATAAAGGTCACTACACCGTATATCTTCCGGCCTACAGCAACGAAGAAATTGAACTAATTCTAAGTCAGTTCCCGCAATACAACTGGGAAGTTTTCTCGAAACACAGCAAAGAAAGCTACCGCGAAGGTTCCATCTGGTTTCGTCCGGTTTCGCTGAACGATTTCAGTGAATCCTTTGTGAGCTGCGCCGGAATCCTCTGCACTGCCGGATTCGAGACACCGGCTGAAGCCATCCACATGGGGAAAAAGCTTTGTGTGATCCCCATGAAAAAACAATACGAACAAGCCTGCAACGCGGCTTTCGTTGGGAATATGGGCGTCCGGGTACTCACCAACTGGCACGAGTCCCACAAACAACTGGCTGATTGGCTTCAATACGACGAACCTCTGAAAATCAATTATCCGGATGAAACATTCCGTATTCTTGAGCGACTTGTAGAAGATTGCGAAGCGGAACTATGCAAAAAAATGGCCGCTTCAATCGACTGA
- a CDS encoding SRPBCC family protein, giving the protein MQRKYIYLLLPVFTFAGIGLLLPREVKVERSVRINAPIESVFQQVSDLRSWDEWSGLMPTDSAMNLEFLHDAKADTGYCWLTKEIVPQKRRLLVTGTAWCDSLSAKMSFDKDDIASSCFHFSEQDGTTVVRWEFRKKLDNNLIGAWAGPFIHNIVAPDLAVGLNRLKSVSEEKEHDRQISELQTR; this is encoded by the coding sequence ATGCAACGGAAGTATATCTACCTTCTTCTACCCGTCTTCACGTTCGCGGGTATTGGCTTGTTGCTTCCCCGCGAAGTAAAAGTTGAACGATCAGTGCGTATCAACGCCCCTATTGAGTCGGTATTTCAACAGGTTTCCGATTTGAGAAGCTGGGACGAATGGTCGGGACTGATGCCTACCGACTCGGCAATGAATCTCGAATTCCTGCACGATGCGAAGGCTGACACTGGCTACTGTTGGCTGACCAAAGAAATCGTTCCTCAGAAACGTCGTCTCCTGGTAACAGGAACCGCATGGTGCGACTCGCTAAGCGCCAAAATGAGCTTCGACAAAGACGATATTGCCAGCAGCTGCTTCCACTTTTCTGAACAAGACGGCACAACCGTCGTGCGCTGGGAATTCCGAAAAAAGCTCGACAACAATCTGATTGGCGCCTGGGCTGGCCCATTCATTCATAACATTGTAGCTCCGGACCTGGCAGTTGGGTTGAACCGTTTAAAATCGGTTAGCGAAGAAAAAGAGCACGACCGTCAAATTTCGGAATTGCAAACCAGGTAA
- a CDS encoding SRPBCC family protein, translating into MKILKKILLTVIILALVFVIIAWFLPQNIEINRQIKIDAPARVVFNQVNDLRSWQKWAVWNQIDPDMKISYEKLGIGQGAGYHWESENEQVGKGSLFIETSVPYDSILIQLSFDGHGDAQAPFYFTEENKQTNVSWSFKTDLGNNPLLRWMGLLFDSMIGPDLEKGLENLKVVAETIYQEKQPLVELQTLPEMNYISVRDSVVFSMISAEMARMYGDLYAYLQKEGLQMADVPYAIYHKIDGDIIDLECGIPVLGKVAGAGDILAGTMPSRTYAEADHIGAYETLGQTHEFIQQWLKSHNIVLAGSPMEKYLTDPYEVTDTTQWITAVFYPVAVE; encoded by the coding sequence ATGAAAATCCTGAAAAAAATACTGCTGACAGTCATTATTCTGGCTCTAGTATTTGTCATTATTGCCTGGTTTTTACCACAAAACATTGAAATTAATCGCCAGATCAAAATAGATGCGCCCGCTCGGGTTGTTTTCAACCAGGTGAATGATTTGCGGAGCTGGCAAAAATGGGCTGTCTGGAACCAGATTGATCCGGACATGAAAATCAGTTACGAGAAACTCGGAATTGGCCAGGGCGCAGGCTATCATTGGGAAAGCGAGAACGAACAAGTCGGTAAGGGCTCCTTGTTTATCGAAACCTCTGTCCCTTACGATTCCATCTTAATTCAACTTTCATTTGACGGACACGGCGACGCTCAGGCACCCTTTTACTTCACCGAAGAAAACAAACAGACAAACGTTTCCTGGAGTTTCAAAACCGACCTTGGCAACAACCCGCTCCTACGCTGGATGGGACTCCTGTTCGACAGTATGATCGGACCCGATCTTGAGAAGGGATTGGAGAACCTGAAAGTTGTAGCAGAAACCATTTACCAGGAGAAACAGCCACTAGTTGAACTGCAAACACTGCCGGAAATGAATTACATCAGTGTCCGCGACAGTGTTGTGTTTTCCATGATCTCAGCAGAAATGGCGCGCATGTACGGCGATTTGTATGCTTACCTCCAGAAAGAAGGGTTGCAAATGGCCGATGTGCCTTATGCCATTTACCACAAAATTGACGGCGATATTATTGACCTCGAATGTGGCATCCCGGTTTTGGGGAAAGTTGCCGGCGCTGGCGATATTCTGGCTGGTACTATGCCAAGTCGTACTTATGCTGAAGCCGATCATATTGGCGCTTACGAAACACTGGGCCAAACACACGAATTCATTCAGCAATGGCTAAAATCGCACAACATCGTATTGGCCGGTTCTCCAATGGAAAAGTACCTCACCGATCCGTACGAAGTAACAGATACCACCCAATGGATTACCGCAGTCTTTTACCCGGTTGCGGTGGAATAG
- a CDS encoding T9SS type B sorting domain-containing protein: MNRLWYHIIRWVLVVIPVLLATASAMAQMSVYRGQTTNLTIDPQPGETYYWELYSDSTVDFAIDAGNVPSSVAEFVNGIDTGPSVSIIWYEPGTYFVKVTTLNETQCTDNIQVGKIVILETEKETLDPPVAIDDYYEVDCNEQFFVLTLNDEYDDNQSIFVSILEWPSQGILHEMDDQGNVSYTVDFFTHGTDSFTYTLCFDSDQSMCDTATVHITIPDDLDCDPAAPLPEPADTTCHFFIPEGFSPNGDGAHDYFVIDCIEQYPQAKLMVYDKQGYLLYSKENYGNTNVWGYNEADLWWGGQTTKHHHNADGMVIPGVYLYVLDKGNGDLERGFVMVAYGNAKSGN, from the coding sequence ATGAACAGACTTTGGTACCATATCATCAGATGGGTACTGGTAGTAATACCGGTGCTTTTGGCTACGGCTTCCGCCATGGCCCAGATGTCTGTGTACCGCGGTCAAACCACCAATCTAACTATTGATCCGCAACCGGGAGAAACCTATTACTGGGAACTTTATTCCGATTCGACTGTCGATTTTGCGATCGACGCAGGTAATGTGCCGAGCTCCGTCGCAGAATTTGTAAACGGTATAGATACTGGCCCGAGTGTCAGCATTATCTGGTATGAGCCCGGAACTTATTTTGTCAAGGTCACCACCCTGAACGAGACGCAGTGTACGGACAATATTCAGGTTGGTAAGATTGTCATTCTTGAAACAGAGAAGGAGACCCTGGATCCACCGGTTGCTATCGATGATTATTATGAGGTTGATTGCAATGAGCAGTTTTTCGTGTTAACGTTAAACGACGAATACGATGACAATCAAAGTATTTTTGTAAGCATTTTGGAGTGGCCTAGTCAGGGAATACTGCATGAGATGGATGATCAGGGGAATGTCAGTTACACAGTTGACTTCTTTACCCATGGTACAGATTCATTCACTTATACACTATGTTTTGACTCGGATCAATCCATGTGCGATACGGCTACCGTTCACATCACGATCCCGGATGATTTGGATTGTGACCCGGCTGCACCCCTGCCGGAACCGGCCGACACGACCTGTCACTTCTTTATTCCGGAAGGATTTTCACCCAACGGTGATGGGGCGCATGACTACTTTGTGATAGATTGTATTGAGCAATATCCCCAAGCGAAGTTAATGGTATACGACAAGCAGGGATATCTGCTGTACTCAAAAGAAAATTACGGTAACACCAATGTTTGGGGCTATAATGAAGCTGATTTGTGGTGGGGTGGACAAACAACCAAGCATCACCACAATGCTGATGGAATGGTGATCCCCGGTGTCTATCTGTATGTTCTGGATAAAGGAAACGGCGATTTAGAGCGAGGCTTCGTCATGGTAGCCTATGGAAATGCAAAATCAGGGAATTAG
- a CDS encoding G8 domain-containing protein, producing the protein MAKSGGRYSSWLSPRRTMLIALLTGISLLVKGTDLTLAAAGEMKTVSSFTEYLFALPLNITAQTGSMDWNTASTWDSGVVPTSADDVIIPSGSTITINGSAVCQNITIEAGGTLVMASGATLAVEGDFTNNGTFEAGTGTVTMNGDGAVIAGSSSISFFGLKVGAAYISLNADIAVAETMGWGLSNLIQTNSHAITLNNISDSKILYVRDQNGGDARFSVSNFSPSSTVTFRMVESAPPSNPDANNYLNRYYEITTSQDASFTVVAFVADDAYVLTDVAKSDLKVSTLDSSTSSWSEVTGASVNSSSIYIGTLSTSANATLTLSAVQDLVLPTAVLSGDGSGCPGTVFDLTLNLTGTGPWDVVYSDGTQETTLNNISSSPYTFSVSPSVSTTYSLVSVSDANTSGVVSGSATISVSDLDAGVLTTTDSQGDVCEVFNPTTISGSQVSASSDPNIVFAGYRWEVSYDGVNFSDLGVTSTSYNPPTLSGSTWYRRVARYNVNGEECSGISNVIGWEVFDVPTLADIDDIEICDTETYSATAQVTSGNSSNYTYTISSDDASAPMPDETANTTGVFEFVPEETTGHHNSGQFTYTISASGDDSGACSATVQFTATIYTVPEISMLTSCSSGDDGSIQMSGEIGYPASGDIEYRLYDVQNDTYTDWSTTTLFEGLNYGLYTVYARNAAWPSCESSLSDEVEVKTVTGVDLEVCQGQVLTEDDVLEALSYCFEWSGKDHQFDGCTDGSQTYTMAAASSGREAYDAGNLVQYAVVSTFKPTTGKVSIKDCKIKDENASYSVYVYPFYPNQPDYNYVETVYDVCPQSAVVDDLDPETIYVLVLNSSDADTEVCSDFWFTAADKVQASTDFVDVNWYLSDDLTDTPLASGPTFNPLDYPDQTGLTGTDIPGTWTFYVGCDYGTCREPIQFIVNPLPVVEYQNTTVCSGEYTNIQLVSTDNQDPANLIANSRLEYEWYPTILSGSASWDVSCDESNPCTGSTISVQLTHQSGDCPVVRFMVRGSVGGCWGEWYPVDVTVIDRDLYTIPTEPEDLTVTCIDDVPAAALLTLSHPCLPDQTPTAKETDNGGSGCPDDPLVITRTWTFEDACNNFEYSQNITVIDNIAPSFTKPADAVVEKNAFCVYSVLPEVTGYPTDISDNCSSGLQATYSDAVDNTNPCEVLITRTWSLVDDCGNAVADQQQTIRVVDLIPPVLQPVSARSYCVDRLRWATFNGLSMPDTDIAEERPEYYTFKAGSTDLDLNPTSHFSDNCSSASEMTLHWTIVDSNGDTVEDANGNLLENMSGLPSTLGVDILFESSGEESEYYTIRYWVEDQCGNVSNVQEGSIEIIPRPGFVLMN; encoded by the coding sequence ATGGCAAAAAGTGGTGGAAGATATAGCAGTTGGTTGAGCCCTCGTAGGACGATGTTGATCGCCCTTTTGACAGGGATCTCTCTTCTGGTAAAAGGAACTGATCTGACTTTGGCTGCAGCAGGCGAAATGAAGACAGTGTCCAGCTTCACCGAATATCTTTTTGCTCTTCCTTTAAACATAACTGCCCAAACCGGTTCGATGGATTGGAATACCGCGTCAACTTGGGATTCGGGAGTTGTTCCAACCAGTGCCGATGACGTTATCATTCCATCAGGTTCAACAATCACCATCAATGGTAGCGCTGTTTGTCAAAACATAACGATTGAAGCTGGCGGTACTTTGGTGATGGCTTCTGGAGCTACGTTGGCCGTTGAAGGCGATTTTACAAACAACGGAACTTTTGAGGCCGGAACCGGAACTGTAACCATGAACGGAGACGGTGCTGTTATTGCCGGCTCTTCATCGATAAGTTTCTTCGGTCTAAAAGTTGGAGCCGCATACATTTCTTTGAATGCGGACATCGCTGTTGCCGAAACGATGGGCTGGGGCTTATCCAATCTCATACAAACAAATTCACATGCCATTACATTAAACAATATCTCTGATAGTAAAATTTTATATGTCCGTGATCAGAATGGTGGAGATGCTCGATTTAGTGTGAGTAATTTCTCACCCAGTTCGACAGTTACATTCCGAATGGTAGAAAGCGCTCCTCCTTCCAATCCTGATGCGAATAACTACCTGAACAGATATTACGAGATCACAACTTCCCAAGACGCCAGTTTCACTGTTGTGGCTTTTGTGGCGGACGATGCCTATGTTTTGACCGATGTTGCCAAGAGCGATCTGAAGGTTAGTACGCTGGATAGTTCAACAAGTAGTTGGAGTGAAGTGACAGGCGCTTCGGTAAATAGTTCAAGTATTTACATTGGTACGCTTTCGACATCGGCTAACGCAACCTTGACTTTGTCTGCTGTTCAGGACCTTGTTCTGCCTACCGCTGTTTTATCAGGAGATGGCTCCGGTTGTCCCGGAACCGTGTTTGATTTGACATTGAACTTGACAGGAACCGGTCCGTGGGACGTTGTTTATTCTGACGGAACACAGGAAACTACACTTAATAATATTTCGAGTTCACCTTACACATTTTCGGTTAGTCCCTCGGTTAGTACGACTTACTCGTTAGTGTCTGTAAGCGATGCAAATACGTCCGGAGTAGTGTCCGGGTCAGCAACAATTTCCGTTTCTGATTTGGATGCCGGTGTATTGACAACAACAGACTCACAAGGAGACGTTTGTGAAGTGTTTAACCCGACAACCATTTCCGGTAGTCAGGTGTCGGCATCGAGCGATCCGAACATTGTTTTTGCCGGTTATCGTTGGGAGGTAAGTTACGATGGTGTCAATTTCTCCGATTTGGGAGTGACATCAACCAGTTACAATCCGCCAACACTTAGCGGAAGCACCTGGTACCGACGCGTAGCACGCTACAATGTAAACGGAGAAGAATGCTCGGGAATCAGTAACGTCATTGGTTGGGAGGTTTTTGATGTACCAACGCTGGCGGATATTGACGACATCGAAATTTGTGATACAGAAACTTATAGTGCTACGGCTCAAGTAACCAGTGGCAACTCTTCAAATTACACTTACACCATTTCGAGTGATGATGCGAGTGCTCCAATGCCGGACGAAACGGCCAATACCACTGGTGTTTTCGAATTTGTACCGGAAGAAACAACAGGACATCATAATTCGGGGCAGTTTACCTACACGATTAGTGCTAGTGGTGACGACTCAGGAGCCTGCAGTGCGACAGTTCAATTTACCGCAACCATTTATACTGTTCCTGAAATATCGATGTTGACGAGCTGTTCGTCGGGAGATGATGGAAGCATTCAGATGAGTGGCGAGATTGGCTATCCGGCGAGCGGCGATATTGAGTACCGGTTATACGATGTTCAAAACGATACTTACACAGACTGGAGTACAACTACTTTGTTCGAAGGATTGAATTATGGTCTTTATACGGTTTATGCCCGCAACGCTGCCTGGCCGTCGTGCGAGTCTTCCCTGTCCGATGAGGTTGAGGTAAAGACCGTAACAGGTGTTGACCTGGAAGTTTGTCAGGGGCAGGTTTTGACCGAAGATGATGTCCTGGAAGCACTTTCCTACTGTTTCGAATGGAGTGGAAAGGATCACCAATTTGATGGATGTACCGACGGAAGTCAAACTTATACAATGGCTGCCGCTTCCAGTGGGCGGGAGGCATATGACGCCGGTAATTTGGTTCAATATGCAGTGGTTAGTACATTTAAACCGACTACGGGGAAAGTCTCCATTAAAGACTGTAAAATAAAAGATGAAAATGCCAGCTATTCGGTTTATGTTTATCCGTTTTATCCGAATCAGCCCGATTATAACTATGTAGAAACAGTATATGATGTTTGTCCGCAATCGGCAGTTGTTGATGATTTGGATCCTGAAACAATTTATGTACTGGTACTGAACTCATCGGATGCAGATACGGAGGTTTGTTCTGACTTTTGGTTTACTGCTGCAGACAAAGTGCAGGCTTCTACAGACTTTGTGGATGTGAACTGGTATTTGTCGGATGACCTGACAGATACCCCCCTGGCTAGTGGACCGACATTTAACCCATTGGATTATCCGGATCAGACTGGATTGACAGGAACTGACATTCCGGGAACATGGACTTTCTATGTCGGTTGTGACTATGGTACTTGCCGCGAGCCCATTCAATTTATTGTGAATCCGCTTCCTGTTGTGGAATATCAAAATACAACTGTTTGCTCTGGCGAATACACTAATATTCAGCTGGTTTCAACAGATAATCAGGATCCCGCTAACTTAATTGCCAATAGCCGATTGGAATACGAATGGTATCCAACAATCCTGTCGGGAAGTGCAAGCTGGGATGTAAGTTGCGATGAGTCGAATCCATGTACAGGTTCAACTATTTCAGTGCAATTGACACACCAATCAGGTGATTGCCCGGTAGTTCGTTTTATGGTTCGCGGTAGTGTTGGCGGTTGTTGGGGAGAATGGTATCCTGTGGACGTGACGGTTATCGACAGGGATTTGTATACAATACCCACAGAGCCGGAGGATCTTACGGTGACATGTATTGATGATGTACCTGCAGCAGCGCTGTTAACATTGTCTCATCCTTGTTTGCCCGACCAAACACCAACAGCTAAAGAAACAGATAATGGCGGAAGTGGTTGCCCGGACGACCCGTTGGTGATTACCCGTACCTGGACTTTCGAAGATGCTTGTAACAACTTTGAATATTCACAAAATATTACGGTGATCGACAATATTGCTCCAAGCTTCACGAAGCCGGCCGATGCTGTTGTTGAGAAAAATGCATTCTGTGTGTACAGTGTTCTGCCGGAAGTAACCGGTTACCCAACAGATATCAGCGACAATTGCTCGAGTGGTTTGCAGGCAACTTATTCAGATGCAGTTGATAATACAAACCCTTGCGAGGTTTTGATTACCCGCACCTGGAGCCTGGTTGACGATTGTGGTAATGCTGTGGCGGATCAGCAGCAAACGATCCGGGTGGTCGATCTTATTCCACCTGTTCTGCAGCCGGTTTCAGCTCGCAGCTATTGTGTTGACCGACTGAGATGGGCAACATTCAATGGATTGTCGATGCCGGATACAGACATCGCCGAGGAACGCCCTGAATATTACACGTTCAAAGCCGGAAGTACCGATCTGGATCTGAATCCGACGAGCCATTTTTCAGACAATTGCAGTTCAGCATCCGAAATGACCTTGCATTGGACAATTGTCGATTCGAATGGCGATACGGTTGAAGACGCCAATGGAAACCTACTGGAAAATATGAGCGGACTGCCAAGTACGCTGGGAGTTGATATTCTTTTCGAGAGCTCCGGTGAGGAGAGCGAATATTACACTATCCGATACTGGGTGGAAGATCAGTGCGGGAATGTTTCCAACGTGCAGGAGGGTTCAATTGAAATTATCCCTCGCCCGGGATTCGTGCTGATGAACTAA
- a CDS encoding PorP/SprF family type IX secretion system membrane protein translates to MKKEMRAYGLKKVILLGMIWGALCLFGASSAFAQIDRDRSHKIYTEPVFTQYMNGMQTINPAYAGMWEKVGVQVFTRRYFVGQEGAPLMAAATWYKPVKNDNNGIGLNITNEHIGYENKLTVAADYSYQVKLDWKTFLRLGLKVGFINYDNLLTRYDLDWGQDDPDPAFATDIHQHMMLKWGVGALIYTRDYYIGLSIPQIISNKFRADVTNFSSLADVRYAYLLGGYFFGRQRQVRFKPTVLLKGAIGGEFTADFSANWLFYDKFWAGVMYRTNNTAAIVTQFVMMKNVRFGYAMEFPFGREIFKYQLQTHEIRVVYEFDFYRRPYTRKQYF, encoded by the coding sequence ATGAAAAAGGAAATGCGAGCATATGGATTGAAAAAGGTCATCCTGTTGGGAATGATTTGGGGAGCACTATGCTTGTTTGGTGCCTCTTCCGCTTTTGCACAGATCGACCGCGACCGCTCGCATAAAATATATACTGAACCGGTGTTCACACAATACATGAATGGTATGCAGACCATTAACCCAGCCTACGCCGGCATGTGGGAAAAAGTGGGTGTACAGGTGTTTACCCGGCGCTACTTCGTCGGGCAGGAAGGTGCGCCGCTGATGGCTGCCGCCACCTGGTATAAGCCTGTAAAAAATGACAACAACGGTATTGGTTTGAATATTACCAACGAACACATCGGTTACGAAAACAAATTAACGGTAGCCGCAGACTATTCTTACCAGGTAAAGCTTGATTGGAAAACGTTTTTGCGTTTGGGTTTGAAAGTTGGTTTTATCAATTACGACAACTTGTTGACCCGTTACGATTTGGATTGGGGACAGGATGATCCCGATCCCGCTTTCGCAACCGATATTCACCAGCATATGATGTTGAAGTGGGGGGTAGGTGCTTTGATCTACACCCGCGATTATTATATAGGCTTGTCTATTCCGCAGATTATCTCCAATAAATTCAGGGCCGACGTGACCAACTTTTCATCTTTAGCAGATGTGCGTTATGCCTATTTATTGGGAGGTTATTTCTTCGGACGCCAACGACAAGTTCGTTTTAAACCAACAGTATTACTCAAAGGGGCCATTGGTGGAGAATTCACCGCTGACTTTTCAGCCAACTGGCTTTTTTACGATAAATTTTGGGCAGGTGTCATGTACAGGACCAATAACACGGCAGCTATTGTAACCCAATTTGTTATGATGAAAAATGTTCGCTTCGGTTATGCGATGGAGTTTCCTTTTGGTCGAGAGATCTTTAAATACCAACTCCAAACACACGAAATACGCGTAGTCTACGAATTCGACTTCTATCGCAGACCCTATACCCGGAAGCAATATTTTTGA
- a CDS encoding UDP-2,3-diacylglucosamine diphosphatase — translation MKARKLEVSVVSDFHLATRACKAKTILKYLKSINPGILVLNGDIIDSWRFSRNYFPKPQLKVVRQIIKMLEKGVHVFYITGNHDEFLRKFNQTEIGKLKIVNQLVLDLDGKKTWIFHGDLFDHVIHKAKWLAKIGAAAYGLLTVINHGINLLLRPFGVKEFILYKSFKKKNDKDSRPTAYEKAIAATSAARGFQTVICGHTHVPKDKIVMMPGVPVRYINCGDWVEHFTAAEYNEGKWELHYFEDSGEENTADEPDIPDHKQVYQSLFRELAMANCL, via the coding sequence ATGAAAGCGAGAAAGCTTGAGGTGTCGGTTGTGTCCGACTTTCACCTGGCTACAAGAGCCTGCAAAGCAAAAACAATTTTGAAATACCTGAAATCGATTAACCCAGGTATTTTGGTTCTGAACGGAGACATCATCGACTCCTGGCGTTTCAGCCGCAACTACTTCCCCAAACCCCAACTTAAAGTGGTTCGGCAGATTATCAAGATGCTGGAAAAAGGCGTTCATGTATTTTACATCACCGGGAACCACGATGAGTTTTTGCGAAAATTCAACCAGACAGAGATTGGCAAGTTAAAAATCGTCAACCAATTGGTACTGGATCTGGACGGCAAAAAGACCTGGATTTTTCATGGCGATTTGTTTGATCACGTCATTCACAAAGCCAAATGGCTGGCAAAAATCGGAGCTGCTGCCTACGGACTGTTAACGGTCATCAACCACGGCATCAACCTTTTATTACGCCCATTCGGTGTAAAAGAATTCATTCTTTACAAAAGTTTCAAAAAGAAGAATGACAAAGACAGCCGACCAACGGCCTACGAAAAAGCAATTGCCGCAACGTCGGCGGCCCGCGGTTTCCAAACCGTTATTTGCGGCCACACCCACGTGCCGAAAGATAAGATTGTAATGATGCCGGGAGTACCGGTTCGTTACATCAACTGCGGCGACTGGGTTGAACATTTTACCGCAGCTGAGTATAACGAAGGAAAATGGGAACTGCATTATTTTGAAGACAGTGGCGAAGAAAATACGGCCGACGAGCCTGACATTCCGGACCACAAGCAAGTTTATCAATCCTTATTTCGGGAACTGGCCATGGCAAACTGTCTGTAA